AACAGAAGCAGGCCGATCAGCGACTTCGCGTCTGCGCACGCATCGATCGCCGCATCCAGCTCCTCCAGCGGCCAGACGACAACCTCCAGGCGCTCCTCCTCGTCGGACTGGGCGTGCGCCTCCTCGAGCCCGGTCGCCAAGTACACGATCACCTCTTCCTCGGCGAACCCGGGGCTGGTGTAGAAGCGCTTCAGCTCGCGCCACCCCGAAGCGGCCTTGCCGACCTCCTCGGCCAGCTCGCGCTTGGCGCAGTCGACCGGGCTCTCGCCGGGTACGTCGAGCTTGCCCGCCGGCAGCTCCAGCAGGGCGTCCTCCCCCACCGCCTCGCGTGGCTGCCGGACCAGGTACAGCGAGCGCTCGTCGTAGGCCACCACTGCCACCGCGCCCGGGTGGCCGACGACCTCGCGCCTCGAGGTCGAGCCATCGGGGTAGCGAAACTCGTCGATCCGTACGCGGGCCACCACGCCCTCCCAGATCGTCGTCGAGCCGATGCGCTCCATCATCGCGCGGCCGCTTCCTCGACGATCGCCTCGCAGACCGCGAGCATCTGCACGATCCGCTCCGCCGCAACGCTCTCCTGCGGGGTGTGGTTCGCCTCGGTCCCGTTCGCGATCAGCACGCACTCGAATCCGGCGGCGTTGAGGGCGTTTGCGTCGCTGCCACCGCCGGTCGCGACCTCGAGCGCCTCCACGCCGCAGCGCTCCAACGCCGCCCGCGCAACTCCCACCGATGCGGCGCTCGACGGCAACCGGTAGCCGCGGAACATCTCGTTCAACTCGATGTCGACGTCGCACTCGTGCTCGCTGGCCGACCACGTGCACGCGTCCACCATCGCACCGATCGTCTTGCTCGCCCCCTGGTCGTCGAGGCTTCGCGCCTCCGCGTCGACACGGCAATGGCCCGGAACGACGTTCGACGCCGTGCCTCCGGAGATCACGCCAACGTTCGCAGTCGTCTCCGGGGTCAGACGCCCCAGGCTCATCGCGGCGATCGCGCCCGCTGCGGCGACGATCGCACTGCGCCCATCCTCCGGACGGATGCCGGAGTGGGCCTCCTTCCCCTGGAAGTCCGCCACGAGCCGCTTGTACGTGGGAGCCGCCGTGATCACCTCACCGATCGGGCTCGCGTGGTCGAGCACGAAGCCGAACGGCGAGCGCAGCGACCTGGCGTCGATCTGCTTGGCTCCCCGCAACCCATCCTCCTCGGCGACCGTGAACAGGATCTCGAGCCCGATCGGCGGCCGGCTGTGCGCGTGCCTGGCGGCGAGCTCGACCAGCACCGTGACCGCCGCCTTGTTGTCAGCTCCCAGGATCGTCTCGCCACGGCTTCTGTAGACGCCCTCGTCGAGAACTGCTTCGATCGGTTCGTCGTGCGGGACCGTGTCCAGATGGCAACCGAACATCACCCACTGGTCTCGCTCGCCCGGGACCCGAGCGATCAGGTTGCCGGCTCCGGCTCGCGCCGCGGCGGCCGCCGAGTCCTCGGTCGTCCCCACGTCCAGATCGCGAAGCTCGGCCAGCACCGCATCGGCCACGGCACGCTCCTCCCCGGTCGGGCTCGGGATCTGGCACAGCTGCACGAACCGATCGAGCATGCGCTGGTCGTCGGCCACCCCCGAAGGCTATGTGAGGACCGGCGCAGGCCGAGGCCGAGCGCCTTGACCATCTCCGCGAGCAGGAATAAAGTCGCGTTCGCAAGCTACGGAGAGGAGGCGACAGATGGCTTGGCGGATCGCGGGAACCTACGCGGCAAGCTGTTCGTGCAATCTCATCTGCCCCTGTCCGGTGGACGGCACGCCCACCGGGCCGGACGGCGAGTGCAAGGGGTTCCTGGTCTTCAGCATCAAGGACGGGAGCCTCGACGACACCGATCTCGCGGGTGTCAACTTTGCCCTCTACAACCTTTTCCCCTCGAATCTGACCTCCGGTAACTGGAAGATCGGGATCGTGGTCGATGACGGGGCCTCCGACCAGCAGGCGCAGGCCGTGGAGCGCATCTGCAAGGGCGAGGAGGGCGGCCCGTTCGGCGAGCTGTCGAATTTCTATGGCGAGTACCTGGGGATGGAGCGCGACTCGGTCACCTTCTCCGACGGCGACCGTCCCTCGGCGACCGTCGGCAGCTCCAGCGAGGTGACCTTCGAGCCCCACGAGGGCCCCGATGGCAGCCCCACCACTGTCAAGGGAACGATGTTCGGTTTCGCGCCCGAGTACAAGATCGGCAAGGGCCCCGGAAAGTCCGATCGGTTCGGCCTCGCCTATGAACCGATCTACGGCGAGTCCGCCGACTTCGAGTTCGCCAGCGAGATGGCAGAGGGCGCACCCACTGGTCGCATCTGATCCAGGGCCCAGCAGCTGATGGAATCGGCCACTCTACGCCGAGCTCCGCCCCTGCCCGGGCTGATCCAGCTCGGCTTGGTCGGGCTGCTGGTAGCCCTTGCCGGGATTGCATGGGCGCTGACCGACGACCGCATGACCGGCATGGACGCCGGTCCCGGTACGGACCCCGGGGCGCTGGGGTTCTTCCTCGGGGTCTGGGTGGTGATGATGGCCGCGATGATGTTCCCGTCGATCGCGCCGATGGTCCTGATGCACGTCCGGATCCAAGAGGGTCGGCGCGAGCGGGGCCAACCGGTGGCGATCGGAGCGACGTCGGTGTTCGTGGGCGGCTACCTGATCAGCTGGGCGGCGGCGGGACTGCTGGGATACGCGATCTTCCAGCTCGGAGCCGCCGTTTCGGGCGACGCCTTCTCCTGGGATAACGGTGGCCCGTACCTAGCCGGCGCCGTGATCGTCGGCGCTGCCCTTTACCAGCTCACCCCGCTGAAGGACGTCTGTCTGCGCCACTGCCGAAACCCGTTCATGTTCATCATGCAGCACTGGCGCCCGGGCCGGGTGGGCGCGCTGCGCATGGGAGTGCTCCACGGCGGCTGGTGCGTGGGCTGCTGCTGGATGCTGATGGCGGCTCTGTTCGCGCTCGGGGTGATGAGCCTCGGCTGGATGGCCTTCATCGCCGCCCTGATCGCGGTCGAGAAGCTCTTGCCCTGGAAGGCGCTCGCCAACCGCAGCATCGCCGTGCTGCTTCTGGTGCTCGGGCTCGCGGTTGCCTTTACCCCGGAGGACGTGCCAGGCCTGACGCTGCCCGACTCACCCGAGGCTCGACAGGCGATGGAGTCGATGGGCATGGAGGGCAAGTCCCAGGGCTCCGGTGCGATGGAAGACGGGTCGATGGGCTCGGGCGGCGGGGGAATGGACGACGAATCGATGGGCGGCGGGGGCATGCACGGCGACAAGATGCCGTAGCCGCGTCGGCCTGACTCAGCCGGGGCGACGAACCTGGAGCTCGTCGTCGGCGAGCTGGTGCTCCGCCGCGGGCTCGGCCGATTCCGCTGGACCGCGTTCGGCGGCCCGCTGCGCCGCGGCGCCCACGAACTCGCGGAAGAGGGGCTCCGGCCGGGTGGGGCGCGACTTGAACTCGGGATGAAACTGCGAGGCGACGAAGAAGGGGTGATCGGGCAGCTCGATCACCTCGACGAGTCGCTCGTCGGGCGAGGTGCCGCTTGCGACGAGGCCTTCGTCCTCCAGTCGCCGCCGCAGCATGTTGTTGACCTCATAACGGTGGCGATGGCGCTGGTAGATCACCGCCTCGCCGTAGATCTCGCGCACCCGCGTGCCGTCGTGCAGCTTGATCGGGTCCGCCCCAAGTCGCATGGTCCCGCCCATGTCCGTGACCTCTTTC
Above is a window of Solirubrobacterales bacterium DNA encoding:
- a CDS encoding DUF2182 domain-containing protein encodes the protein MESATLRRAPPLPGLIQLGLVGLLVALAGIAWALTDDRMTGMDAGPGTDPGALGFFLGVWVVMMAAMMFPSIAPMVLMHVRIQEGRRERGQPVAIGATSVFVGGYLISWAAAGLLGYAIFQLGAAVSGDAFSWDNGGPYLAGAVIVGAALYQLTPLKDVCLRHCRNPFMFIMQHWRPGRVGALRMGVLHGGWCVGCCWMLMAALFALGVMSLGWMAFIAALIAVEKLLPWKALANRSIAVLLLVLGLAVAFTPEDVPGLTLPDSPEARQAMESMGMEGKSQGSGAMEDGSMGSGGGGMDDESMGGGGMHGDKMP
- a CDS encoding M20/M25/M40 family metallo-hydrolase; amino-acid sequence: MADDQRMLDRFVQLCQIPSPTGEERAVADAVLAELRDLDVGTTEDSAAAAARAGAGNLIARVPGERDQWVMFGCHLDTVPHDEPIEAVLDEGVYRSRGETILGADNKAAVTVLVELAARHAHSRPPIGLEILFTVAEEDGLRGAKQIDARSLRSPFGFVLDHASPIGEVITAAPTYKRLVADFQGKEAHSGIRPEDGRSAIVAAAGAIAAMSLGRLTPETTANVGVISGGTASNVVPGHCRVDAEARSLDDQGASKTIGAMVDACTWSASEHECDVDIELNEMFRGYRLPSSAASVGVARAALERCGVEALEVATGGGSDANALNAAGFECVLIANGTEANHTPQESVAAERIVQMLAVCEAIVEEAAAR
- a CDS encoding DUF1326 domain-containing protein, encoding MAWRIAGTYAASCSCNLICPCPVDGTPTGPDGECKGFLVFSIKDGSLDDTDLAGVNFALYNLFPSNLTSGNWKIGIVVDDGASDQQAQAVERICKGEEGGPFGELSNFYGEYLGMERDSVTFSDGDRPSATVGSSSEVTFEPHEGPDGSPTTVKGTMFGFAPEYKIGKGPGKSDRFGLAYEPIYGESADFEFASEMAEGAPTGRI
- a CDS encoding NUDIX hydrolase; translated protein: MMERIGSTTIWEGVVARVRIDEFRYPDGSTSRREVVGHPGAVAVVAYDERSLYLVRQPREAVGEDALLELPAGKLDVPGESPVDCAKRELAEEVGKAASGWRELKRFYTSPGFAEEEVIVYLATGLEEAHAQSDEEERLEVVVWPLEELDAAIDACADAKSLIGLLLFRELRREEGA